A window from Manduca sexta isolate Smith_Timp_Sample1 chromosome 24, JHU_Msex_v1.0, whole genome shotgun sequence encodes these proteins:
- the LOC115440587 gene encoding ATP-binding cassette sub-family G member 4, translating into MMLAGAQIEESVSYTPEKASVSIAAKEPQKHVVAQGLTRVPSTDPVDIQFTNITCTVRLGFNKGSKQILHGVNGRLRPKQLVAIMGPSGAGKSTLLDVLSGYRVTGVGGAVFINGRGRIMKRFKKMSCYIQQDDRLQGLLTVSENMALAAQLKLSTKLDKYEKGEVIEDILTNLGLYEHMNTRAGQLSGGQRKRLSIALELINNPLIMFLDEPTTGLDSSSCSQVVQLCQSLAHQGRTIVCTVHQPSASLFALFDHVYILAAGQCLYQGTTKNLVPYLDQAGVPCPMYHNPADYIIELACGEYGEDKIKLLTTKAENGRVLDYFDETDIPSMEALRKQNPLSVLREQDTGSGTEETPQSNQLSVLMKRGFLKAKRDATMTHLRLIVNVVVGIMLGSLFINAGNDSSRVLENYNLLFAILMHHMMSPMMLTILTFPAEMSILSKEHFNRWYSLGSYYISITVVDLPISIVSCAIFSVIVYTMSSQPLEVARFSMFFAISLYTVLVAQSFGLMIGAAFNVVNGTFLGPTLSVPMMMFAGFGVTLRDLPSYLYWGSYVSYLRYGLEGFIGAIYGLNRPKLDCEEVYCHYRDPQQFLLMVAMSPDMFWWDVLALTIFVFVLRVAAFILLKWKLNAVR; encoded by the exons ATGATGTTAGCCGGCGCGCAAATCGAGGAAAGTGTGTCTTACACCCCCGAGAAAGCTTCTGTATCAATAGCCGCCAAGGAGCCCCAGAAGCATGTTGTTGCCCAAGGTCTTACAAGGGTCCCGTCCACGGACCCCGTGGATATCCAGTTCACCAACATCACGTGCACAGTCAGATTAGGATTTAACAAAG GTAGCAAACAAATCCTCCATGGGGTTAACGGGCGGCTTCGACCGAAGCAGTTGGTGGCCATCATGGGCCCATCAGGCGCGGGGAAGTCAACCCTCCTGGACGTCCTGTCAGGGTACCGGGTCACGGGCGTCGGCGGAGCTGTCTTCATCAATGGAAGAGGACGGATTATGA AAAGGTTCAAGAAGATGTCATGCTACATTCAACAAGACGACCGTCTGCAAGGACTCCTCACTGTGTCAGAGAACATGGCGCTGGCCGCTCAACTCAAACTGTCCACGAAACTAGACAAATACGAAAAGGGTGAAGTG attgaaGACATCCTCACAAATCTGGGCTTGTACGAGCACATGAACACGCGCGCTGGGCAGCTCTCAGGCGGACAAAGAAAGAGGCTCTCAATAGCTCTGGAACTCATAAACAATCCGTTAATTATGTTCCTTGATGAACCTACCAC AGGTCTAGACAGTTCCTCATGCAGCCAAGTGGTCCAGCTGTGCCAAAGTTTAGCTCATCAAGGGCGCACGATTGTGTGCACAGTGCATCAACCTTCGGCCTCTTTGTTTGCCCTGTTCGACCACGTATACATCCTGGCAGCAGGACAGTGTCTCTACCAAGGAACCACAAAGAATTTAGTGCCATATTTAGACCAAGCCGGTGTTCCCTGCCCGATGTACCACAACCCGGCTGATTACA TAATTGAACTCGCGTGCGGTGAATACGGAGAAGACAAAATCAAACTGTTAACAACGAAGGCGGAAAACGGTCGCGTGCTTGATTATTTCGACGAGACTGACATCCCCTCCATGGAGGCTCTGAGGAAACAGAATCCTCTTAGCGTTCTAAGAGAGCAGGATACTGGCTCCGGGACTGAGGAAACGCCGCAGTCTAACCAACTATCTGTACTCATGAAACGAGGCTTCTTGAAGGCTAAAAGAGATGCc ACTATGACACATCTTCGTCTGATCGTGAACGTGGTGGTGGGCATCATGCTGGGCAGTTTGTTCATCAACGCCGGCAACGACTCGTCCCGCGTCCTCGAGAACTATAATCTGCTCTTCGCCATTCTGATGCACCACATGATGTCGCCGATGATGCTTACTATTCTTACTT TTCCAGCAGAAATGTCAATATTATCGAAGGAACATTTCAACAGATGGTACTCACTCGGCTCCTATTACATATCAATAACCGTCGTGGATTTGCCAATATCG ATAGTATCGTGCGCGATATTCAGCGTGATCGTGTACACGATGTCAAGCCAGCCCCTGGAGGTGGCCCGTTTCAGCATGTTCTTCGCGATCTCACTGTACACCGTGCTTGTAGCGCAGAGCTTCGGGCTCATGATCGGTGCCGCCTTCAATGTCGTT AACGGCACATTCCTGGGGCCCACACTGTCGGTGCCGATGATGATGTTCGCCGGCTTCGGAGTGACGCTCCGAGACTTGCCCTCGTACTTGTACTGGGGCTCGTACGTCTCGTACCTGAGGTACGGGCTGGAAGGATTCATTGGCGCAATCTATGGACTCAACAGGCCCAAATTGGACTGCGAGGAAGTGTATTGCCATTATAG AGACCCACAGCAGTTCCTGCTGATGGTTGCGATGTCGCCCGACATGTTCTGGTGGGACGTGCTCGCGCTCACCATCTTCGTGTTCGTTCTTAGGGTCGCCGCCTTCATCCTGCTCAAGTGGAAACTCAACGCAGTGCGGTAA